A window from Candidatus Bathyarchaeota archaeon encodes these proteins:
- the cbiB gene encoding adenosylcobinamide-phosphate synthase CbiB: protein MFCFSFLTVIDIRALLEVVCKAVFGLPLLFDLLSFVVAFVMLVLAVALAMVIGDPSPNYPDRLAFKLHPTVLMGNFTAKIKPAFKNPNPKTEKFLGLLLGLTVIAAFAVPTFFGLWLILTYIPSTIVSLLLYAVIGIILLKMTLCIKLETDWAKAAAKAIDANDLDEAKKYSHFSRRDSRTLNGAQISSAVIESMSENLIDFKLSPMMSFALFGVTGAVAFRAINTLDGMVGFKDKENINIGWFSANLDNFVNFIPTRLTALLMIVAAAILGMDAKNAWRIAKRDHKLTPSRNHGWPMAAVAGALHVQLEKPGQYVLGDAEKPLNGDTILGALRIRDVTIVLWGLLCVLVMFVVRFWFIPV from the coding sequence TTGTTTTGCTTTAGTTTTCTAACCGTAATTGATATTAGGGCTCTACTCGAAGTAGTGTGCAAAGCAGTGTTTGGGTTACCTTTGCTGTTTGACCTGTTAAGTTTCGTAGTTGCCTTCGTGATGCTGGTTTTGGCAGTCGCATTAGCCATGGTTATTGGTGACCCCTCACCCAACTATCCTGACCGCCTCGCCTTCAAACTCCACCCAACTGTGCTTATGGGCAACTTCACAGCAAAAATCAAGCCCGCCTTCAAAAATCCCAACCCCAAAACCGAAAAATTCCTCGGCTTACTGCTTGGCTTAACAGTCATCGCCGCCTTTGCGGTCCCAACGTTTTTTGGGCTTTGGCTAATCCTCACCTACATCCCAAGCACCATTGTAAGCCTGCTTCTTTACGCCGTAATCGGCATCATCCTGCTAAAAATGACGCTATGCATCAAGCTGGAAACGGATTGGGCAAAAGCCGCCGCCAAAGCCATAGACGCCAACGACCTCGACGAAGCAAAGAAATACAGCCACTTCAGCCGACGCGACAGCCGCACCCTAAACGGAGCCCAAATCAGCAGCGCAGTCATCGAATCCATGTCAGAAAACCTAATCGACTTCAAACTCTCCCCCATGATGTCCTTTGCGCTCTTCGGAGTCACAGGCGCCGTTGCATTCCGCGCGATTAACACGCTTGACGGCATGGTGGGCTTCAAAGACAAAGAAAACATCAACATAGGCTGGTTTAGCGCCAACCTCGACAACTTCGTCAACTTCATCCCCACACGACTCACTGCACTCTTGATGATTGTTGCCGCAGCAATCTTGGGGATGGATGCTAAGAATGCGTGGCGCATCGCCAAACGAGACCATAAACTAACTCCTAGCCGCAATCACGGTTGGCCTATGGCAGCTGTTGCAGGCGCACTTCATGTGCAACTTGAAAAGCCAGGGCAATATGTCCTTGGAGACGCCGAGAAACCGCTCAATGGCGACACGATTTTGGGGGCATTGCGGATTCGCGATGTAACCATTGTGCTCTGGGGGCTGTTGTGTGTGTTGGTGATGTTTGTGGTGCGGTTCTGGTTCATCCCTGTATAA
- a CDS encoding radical SAM protein, with amino-acid sequence MDGQIFGCGFREIFTSTPDANTINLPGEEPMSILSHDTFWNGIVSMPMTKKMLQLSLRKCPVCGRTVLEAALDDYGGKTDKNCSKCSHFYSQIIAFWIEFLRRALGFKRAKVEKLLTDRYARNAVINLVESFAYFGIKKPMSLVAPFLVVWDFTHKCNLRCKHCYSNSGEPDEGELTTQQALNVVDQLADAHVTALAFSGGEPITRKDFFEVARYASDRGLYVSLASNGTLLTKENVQKLKEAKVNYIDISIDGATAKTHDEFRGVPGAFDRAIAGLKNCVEADICACIATTVGKNNMAELPAIIDLAEQFEVERFTYFNFIPAGRGKAHVDQDLSPQEREEVMRYLLNRMSAGCKTTILATAPQLARVAAQCQGPSGTGEVTMALAHMQTVKVTKKAVPLGEFIGGCGAGRLYCAISPQGDVRPCVFLPENVGNLKTRTFKDIWLNAPLFNAFRNRANLKGSCSVCDYKYICGGCRARSAAYHDGDTLRGDPGCLNGVKIANGA; translated from the coding sequence TTGGATGGTCAAATCTTTGGCTGCGGTTTTAGAGAAATCTTTACATCCACCCCAGACGCAAATACTATCAATCTGCCTGGAGAAGAACCGATGAGCATCCTTAGCCACGACACATTCTGGAACGGCATCGTTTCAATGCCGATGACCAAAAAGATGCTTCAGCTCTCGCTTAGGAAGTGTCCTGTATGTGGCAGAACCGTGTTGGAAGCTGCATTGGATGATTACGGCGGCAAAACAGACAAAAACTGCAGCAAATGCAGCCATTTCTACTCGCAGATTATCGCCTTCTGGATAGAATTCCTCCGACGCGCCTTGGGATTTAAACGCGCCAAAGTCGAAAAACTCCTCACCGACCGTTACGCACGCAACGCAGTCATTAACTTAGTGGAATCCTTCGCTTATTTCGGCATAAAAAAGCCAATGTCGCTTGTTGCGCCTTTTTTGGTGGTTTGGGATTTCACCCACAAATGTAACCTGCGATGCAAACACTGCTATTCCAACAGTGGTGAACCTGACGAGGGCGAATTAACCACTCAGCAAGCCCTCAACGTCGTAGACCAACTGGCTGATGCGCATGTTACGGCGTTGGCCTTTAGCGGCGGCGAACCCATCACCCGCAAAGACTTCTTTGAGGTCGCGCGTTACGCATCCGACCGCGGATTATATGTGTCTCTTGCCTCCAACGGGACGTTGCTAACTAAAGAGAACGTGCAGAAACTCAAAGAAGCCAAAGTCAACTACATAGACATTAGCATCGACGGAGCAACCGCAAAAACCCATGACGAGTTCCGCGGCGTCCCAGGCGCCTTTGACCGCGCCATTGCAGGCCTTAAGAACTGCGTCGAAGCAGACATATGCGCATGCATAGCCACCACCGTGGGCAAAAACAACATGGCTGAGCTACCTGCCATTATCGATTTGGCGGAGCAATTTGAGGTGGAACGTTTCACTTACTTCAACTTCATTCCTGCCGGACGCGGCAAAGCCCACGTAGACCAAGACCTCTCGCCTCAGGAGCGTGAAGAAGTCATGCGTTATTTGCTTAACCGTATGTCGGCTGGCTGTAAAACCACAATTCTTGCCACCGCGCCCCAGCTGGCACGCGTCGCCGCGCAATGTCAGGGTCCGTCTGGCACAGGCGAAGTCACCATGGCGCTTGCACACATGCAGACCGTCAAAGTCACCAAGAAGGCTGTTCCGCTGGGCGAGTTTATTGGCGGATGCGGCGCGGGTAGACTCTACTGCGCAATCTCTCCGCAGGGAGATGTGCGTCCCTGCGTGTTTCTGCCCGAAAACGTGGGCAACCTAAAAACCCGCACATTCAAAGACATCTGGCTCAACGCGCCCCTCTTTAACGCGTTCCGTAACCGCGCTAACCTCAAAGGTTCCTGCAGCGTATGCGATTACAAATATATCTGCGGAGGCTGCCGAGCCCGATCCGCCGCCTATCATGACGGCGACACGCTTCGGGGCGACCCTGGCTGCCTAAATGGAGTGAAAATAGCCAATGGCGCCTAA
- a CDS encoding DUF362 domain-containing protein: protein MAPKPPTVKIYRAGEDVSDIIKEAVANANLRGKKRVFIKPNLSHPEYLPGVVTSPTVMAQVVGLLRDGNSEVIVGESNGFNYPCWTAFDKTGMQKAVESAGGTAVNLSEGEVVEVKFPDGCPLKRLFLPKVILDADAVVDLPLMKTHEFMAYSGAIKNLFGCVPSNKRIYLHPYLPEVFYRLYTLFKPQLTIMDARTGIEGNGPTKGKPVKMDLMLTSTDALALDIVAAQVMMLKWKETYLSYLANKVAMTGYDIKVEGLPVEAVAHRFEPPRIDLPVKAQIFIYQHEFLTKFFFCSLDIVKLFQKVTKTYRGESTQVG from the coding sequence ATGGCGCCTAAACCCCCCACAGTAAAGATATATCGTGCAGGCGAAGACGTAAGTGACATAATCAAAGAAGCCGTCGCAAACGCTAATCTCCGAGGCAAAAAACGTGTTTTCATCAAGCCCAATCTTAGCCACCCCGAATACTTGCCTGGCGTCGTCACAAGCCCCACGGTTATGGCGCAGGTGGTGGGTTTGTTGCGTGACGGAAACAGCGAAGTTATTGTCGGCGAATCTAACGGGTTCAATTATCCCTGTTGGACCGCCTTCGACAAGACAGGCATGCAGAAAGCAGTGGAATCCGCTGGCGGTACCGCAGTTAACCTCTCAGAAGGCGAAGTGGTGGAAGTCAAGTTCCCCGACGGTTGCCCGCTTAAACGGCTATTTTTGCCCAAAGTCATCCTCGACGCGGACGCCGTGGTGGATTTGCCGCTGATGAAAACCCACGAGTTCATGGCGTACAGCGGTGCCATCAAAAATCTGTTCGGTTGTGTGCCCAGCAACAAACGCATCTACCTCCATCCCTATCTGCCCGAGGTGTTCTATCGTCTCTACACCCTGTTTAAGCCGCAACTCACCATCATGGATGCACGCACAGGGATTGAGGGTAATGGACCCACCAAGGGCAAACCCGTCAAGATGGATTTGATGCTCACATCGACGGATGCTTTGGCGCTTGATATTGTTGCCGCACAGGTTATGATGCTTAAGTGGAAAGAAACCTATCTGAGCTACCTCGCCAACAAAGTCGCCATGACCGGTTACGACATTAAAGTTGAGGGGTTACCTGTCGAGGCGGTTGCACATCGGTTTGAGCCCCCACGAATCGACCTCCCCGTAAAAGCCCAAATCTTCATCTACCAACACGAGTTCCTAACGAAATTTTTCTTCTGCTCGCTAGACATCGTGAAGCTGTTCCAGAAAGTCACCAAAACCTACCGCGGCGAAAGCACCCAAGTCGGTTAG
- a CDS encoding glycosyltransferase family 4 protein, whose amino-acid sequence MTARKICFISPEYWPLTGGTGSYVYYLSNQLQKNGYNIYVVTGANQAQDVHVNPQLDVSFLKIPKMPIVKSFMLAQASSRKLQSVRDTANVDITHPQLPLTPSFAVPPNFGNTLVCTVHSTWKGEAEAIRGEPYSRLNANEKFLVSFNGFLRFFEEGMLARARKIIAVSHFTKWELTHYYKIPASKIQVIHNGVNINKFKPTTDKRKAKAELGFNPDDPAIVSVGRLYARKGLFTLIESMPAVTRRFPRAKFIISGKGQSDEMHKLVAHAERLGVRDNIIFTGYTPDKDLPKLYQAADVFAFSTFYEHHPFAVLEALATGLPVVTTTVGGIPETIKTGTNGLLVKPFHSGQFSDAILRLLENPAEAKEMGVKARETVVRELDWRIVVKDAMKVYDQALS is encoded by the coding sequence GTGACAGCTCGCAAAATCTGTTTCATTTCCCCCGAATACTGGCCCCTAACCGGCGGCACTGGCAGCTACGTCTACTACTTAAGCAATCAACTTCAGAAAAACGGCTACAACATCTACGTCGTCACAGGCGCTAACCAAGCCCAAGACGTCCACGTTAACCCCCAACTTGACGTGTCGTTTCTCAAAATCCCCAAAATGCCCATCGTGAAATCGTTTATGCTCGCGCAGGCAAGCAGCCGCAAACTCCAAAGCGTACGAGACACCGCCAACGTAGACATAACCCATCCCCAACTGCCGTTAACCCCCAGTTTTGCAGTGCCCCCCAACTTTGGCAACACCCTCGTCTGCACAGTGCATTCCACTTGGAAGGGTGAAGCAGAAGCCATCCGCGGCGAACCCTACAGCAGACTAAACGCGAACGAAAAGTTCCTTGTCAGTTTCAATGGGTTTTTGCGGTTCTTCGAAGAAGGCATGCTCGCGCGGGCACGAAAAATCATCGCCGTTAGCCACTTTACCAAATGGGAACTCACCCACTACTACAAAATCCCCGCAAGCAAAATCCAAGTTATCCACAATGGCGTAAACATAAACAAATTCAAACCCACAACCGACAAACGAAAAGCCAAAGCGGAGTTGGGCTTTAACCCCGACGACCCCGCCATCGTCTCGGTGGGGCGCCTCTACGCACGCAAAGGCCTCTTCACGTTAATCGAATCTATGCCCGCAGTGACTCGACGGTTCCCCCGAGCCAAATTCATCATTTCAGGTAAGGGGCAAAGCGACGAAATGCACAAACTAGTCGCTCATGCCGAGCGGTTAGGCGTTAGAGACAACATCATATTTACAGGCTACACCCCAGACAAGGACCTACCGAAACTCTATCAAGCCGCTGACGTCTTTGCGTTTAGCACGTTCTATGAGCATCATCCCTTTGCGGTATTGGAGGCACTTGCCACGGGGTTGCCCGTTGTGACAACCACTGTGGGGGGGATACCTGAAACCATCAAAACAGGCACAAACGGGCTGCTGGTAAAGCCCTTCCATTCGGGGCAGTTTTCTGATGCTATTCTACGGTTGCTTGAGAACCCCGCGGAAGCCAAAGAGATGGGCGTTAAAGCGCGGGAAACTGTTGTGCGAGAGTTGGATTGGCGTATAGTGGTTAAGGACGCTATGAAAGTCTACGACCAAGCGCTCAGCTAA
- a CDS encoding glycosyltransferase, with protein MAEADYPKVSIIVASYNNQDTIKECLEAVLAQNYPKDHFEVILMDGESKDDTVKIAEQFPIKVVSISLNCPAAYNYAMKIAAYPILGYVDSDAKVEADWLKKLVPRLNEPEVAGVSGSIETWNSDNPWARSIGYDLKMRYRRIGKYTGRIATMNLLLKRTVIEEAGGWNENLPSQYDTDFGFRISAKGYKIAYEPSAVCYHFNRPTLKAYYRQQRQYGKNTLRLYFMHGRLAQGDEITDVGMNIQPILLLALVVSFILGIVPLLRLLWIVSAAILVAMLLYFSFSALKISRAVHENVVSRLVALYFVRSIAWFVGAVDTTVKYLFRRNT; from the coding sequence ATGGCGGAAGCTGATTACCCCAAAGTCTCAATTATCGTTGCCTCCTACAACAATCAAGACACCATCAAAGAATGCTTAGAAGCTGTGCTGGCGCAGAATTACCCCAAAGACCATTTTGAAGTTATCCTTATGGATGGAGAAAGCAAAGACGACACGGTTAAAATCGCTGAGCAGTTCCCCATCAAAGTCGTCTCCATCAGCCTCAACTGCCCAGCCGCCTACAATTACGCCATGAAAATCGCGGCTTACCCCATTTTGGGTTACGTGGACTCAGACGCCAAAGTCGAAGCAGACTGGCTAAAAAAACTGGTCCCACGCTTAAACGAACCCGAGGTGGCAGGCGTTAGCGGTAGCATCGAAACATGGAACAGCGACAACCCGTGGGCGCGTAGCATAGGCTATGACCTCAAAATGCGGTACCGCCGCATCGGCAAATACACGGGACGCATAGCCACCATGAATCTGCTGCTCAAGCGTACGGTGATTGAGGAGGCGGGGGGCTGGAACGAGAACCTGCCCAGCCAGTACGACACGGATTTTGGTTTTCGGATTAGCGCAAAAGGCTACAAAATTGCCTATGAACCCAGCGCGGTCTGTTACCACTTCAACCGCCCCACCTTGAAAGCGTATTATCGGCAGCAGCGTCAATACGGCAAAAACACGCTTCGGCTCTACTTTATGCATGGGCGACTTGCTCAGGGGGACGAAATCACCGATGTAGGCATGAACATTCAGCCGATTTTGCTTTTGGCGTTGGTTGTGTCTTTTATTTTAGGGATAGTGCCCCTTTTGAGGTTGCTGTGGATTGTTTCCGCAGCCATTTTGGTGGCGATGCTGCTTTACTTTAGCTTCTCAGCCCTCAAAATCTCCCGCGCCGTTCACGAAAATGTGGTTTCGCGCCTTGTTGCGCTATACTTCGTGCGGTCGATAGCATGGTTTGTTGGCGCAGTCGACACAACAGTCAAGTACCTATTTAGGAGAAACACCTAG
- a CDS encoding glycosyltransferase family 2 protein, with amino-acid sequence MSSRQMLLSIIIPVYNEELTIGNIIDRTKKAAQKSGLPFEIIVVNDLSYDHSLEVACKRGVRVYSLKMHLGKGYALRAGFAQTKGDIVVTLDSDGSHWPEELQEVLAPVLSGKADMVIGSRYMNHKRVEARQLNKFGVRIFNYLIQLFTGVAITDSQSGYRAMKREVLSGQKLKSGEYEIESEMLVKTAKAGFRITEVPITFEQRTYGRSGVDPLVDGSKILLSIVMAYLKG; translated from the coding sequence ATGAGCTCACGTCAAATGTTGCTCTCCATCATAATTCCCGTATACAACGAGGAATTAACCATAGGCAACATCATTGACCGCACCAAGAAGGCGGCTCAAAAAAGCGGTTTACCTTTTGAAATCATAGTGGTCAACGACTTATCCTATGACCACTCGCTAGAGGTTGCATGCAAACGCGGCGTGAGAGTTTACAGCTTAAAGATGCACCTTGGCAAGGGCTACGCGCTCCGAGCGGGCTTTGCACAAACCAAAGGCGACATAGTCGTCACCCTAGACTCTGATGGGTCACATTGGCCCGAGGAACTCCAAGAAGTTTTAGCCCCCGTCCTATCTGGCAAAGCAGACATGGTGATTGGTTCACGATACATGAACCACAAACGGGTTGAGGCACGTCAACTCAACAAGTTCGGCGTCCGCATATTCAACTACCTCATCCAACTCTTCACTGGCGTTGCCATCACTGATTCCCAGTCGGGTTACCGTGCTATGAAGCGGGAAGTGCTAAGTGGGCAAAAGCTAAAGTCGGGAGAATACGAAATAGAGTCTGAAATGCTTGTCAAAACCGCCAAGGCTGGTTTTCGCATAACCGAAGTGCCGATAACCTTTGAGCAACGCACCTACGGACGGTCAGGAGTGGATCCGTTAGTAGATGGCTCCAAAATTTTGTTATCTATTGTGATGGCATACTTGAAGGGGTAA
- the cobD gene encoding threonine-phosphate decarboxylase CobD, whose product MSSTCKKRRFVSHGGDIWGFSRKYNIPLDEVLEFSGPINYLGPPQKAIDAVKENARLIRYYPDPNPVEFKEQIASYVGEGIDPENVLLGNGSIELIYMITEILPDKFKALVPIPSFSEYEKAALRVGGEPQFLQLPQNFTLETEKIKQAITDDTKILCLCNPHSPSGTLYTKPQLLDLVEFCHKKDVIFSVDENYIEFDNNSLKNTLAGAVKDYENLFVIRSVTKFYGMAGIRFGYALAAETLIEKLETVRQPWSINGLASVVTLAALNDKAFIDNTKATIAQNRAALAQALGEIKGLTVYPSVTNFLLIKIQDQKLNSTKLKEALAQEHILIRDCCTFMGMDDSYFRVTVRSAKDNQILVEKIKQALK is encoded by the coding sequence GTGTCTAGTACATGTAAGAAACGCCGTTTCGTGAGCCATGGCGGAGACATATGGGGATTTAGCAGAAAATACAACATACCCCTTGACGAGGTTTTAGAATTCAGTGGACCCATAAACTATCTAGGGCCCCCACAAAAGGCCATTGACGCCGTTAAAGAGAACGCACGTCTTATCCGTTACTATCCCGACCCAAATCCCGTTGAGTTTAAAGAGCAAATCGCCAGCTACGTCGGCGAAGGCATCGACCCAGAAAATGTGTTGCTTGGGAACGGTTCAATCGAACTTATCTACATGATTACTGAAATCTTGCCTGACAAATTCAAAGCCCTCGTTCCTATTCCTTCCTTCTCGGAATATGAGAAGGCTGCTTTGCGCGTCGGCGGTGAACCCCAATTTTTACAGTTACCTCAAAACTTCACTCTTGAAACAGAAAAAATCAAGCAAGCCATAACCGACGACACAAAAATTCTCTGCCTCTGCAACCCCCACAGTCCCTCAGGAACACTCTACACCAAACCCCAACTCCTTGACCTTGTGGAATTCTGCCACAAAAAAGACGTCATCTTTAGCGTAGACGAAAACTACATAGAATTCGACAATAACAGTCTAAAAAACACCTTGGCTGGCGCAGTTAAGGATTATGAGAACCTCTTTGTGATCCGTTCCGTCACCAAATTCTACGGTATGGCGGGCATACGCTTTGGCTACGCCCTTGCCGCAGAGACCCTGATTGAGAAGCTTGAAACGGTGCGGCAGCCATGGAGCATCAACGGATTAGCCAGCGTCGTCACATTAGCCGCACTAAATGATAAAGCTTTCATAGATAACACCAAAGCCACCATAGCCCAAAACCGCGCTGCCCTTGCTCAAGCGCTTGGTGAAATCAAAGGCTTAACGGTTTATCCCTCCGTCACAAACTTTTTGCTCATAAAAATTCAAGACCAAAAACTTAACTCAACCAAACTCAAAGAAGCCCTAGCACAAGAACACATACTCATCCGGGACTGCTGTACGTTTATGGGTATGGATGACAGCTATTTCCGTGTGACAGTCCGCTCCGCTAAAGATAACCAGATACTTGTTGAAAAAATAAAACAGGCGTTAAAATAA
- a CDS encoding PQQ-binding-like beta-propeller repeat protein, with amino-acid sequence MRIFRIKTKTALTICLMILIASATLIALPSVNAHTPPWTKASWTYIAVAPNPIGVGQTALIVFWLDTLPQTASGQYGDRFKFTVEVTRPDGTNETLGPFDSDPVGGGWTNYTPEQTGNYIFVAKFPGITYTGVNPPPGGYTAAYAAYINDTLTASTSDPVTLVVQEDPILEFPSTPLPTDYWTRPIYATNRDWSEISGNWLAGGSPLYNFNNATRAPATAHIVWTKPTTTGGIVGQPYDDYSYFTGSAYETMWTAGIIMYGRLYYNEPRAPRYGFYCVDLTTGEQIWYNNGSGPIQIGSQTGAHIGATEIPYTYPVLSFGQILEYDSPNQHGASSYLWSTYTQTKATTYSYQRNNGSWYNFTAPANSPVWQMYDAYTGKWICNIANVPSSGAQFAASTRTVGPNGEELIYVYDQAHGWLALWNSTVALSFPNNNLGVPYSAYQSAEAFYWMFREPIGETIDGSNGYSWNITVPKNLGSINNILSNQLIGVSGLSSFQYGVGAYTIWSLNLNPESRGSLMWMKNYTGAPITNGTISMGPIDPQAGIFTMRLKETRQWYGYSLATGEQVWGPSASQDQYDMYGLNGQTAYGKLYSAGYAGILYCYEMATGNLLWNSSLNPGELEGPYPNWPAAQTYIADHKVYVTTGEHSHTQPLLRGWTIYCYDADNGKGLWNITSLSNGMAISDGYLINYDNMDNSIYCFGKGQTATTVTAPDTVISLGGSVVIQGTVTDQSPGARGTPAISDNDMTAWMEYLYHERTKPNNAQGVTVSIDTIDPNGNYRHIENVTSDINGHYSYVFTPDIPGKYTIVSTFGGSESYFSSHAQTAMAAEEGAPTPTPSPVATTAPTDMYILASTIAIIIAIAIVGILMLRKRP; translated from the coding sequence ATGCGAATTTTTAGAATCAAAACAAAAACAGCCCTGACCATCTGCCTTATGATACTCATCGCCTCAGCAACACTAATAGCGCTACCCAGCGTCAACGCACACACCCCACCTTGGACAAAAGCAAGCTGGACCTACATCGCCGTCGCACCCAATCCCATCGGCGTCGGCCAAACTGCACTCATCGTTTTCTGGCTAGACACTCTTCCACAAACAGCATCTGGACAATACGGCGACCGATTCAAATTTACCGTAGAAGTCACAAGACCCGACGGAACCAACGAAACCCTAGGCCCCTTTGACTCAGACCCCGTTGGCGGCGGCTGGACAAACTATACCCCCGAACAAACGGGTAACTACATTTTTGTAGCTAAATTCCCCGGCATAACATACACGGGAGTAAACCCACCCCCAGGCGGCTACACAGCCGCATATGCTGCATACATAAACGATACTTTAACCGCAAGCACCAGCGACCCCGTAACATTAGTTGTCCAAGAAGACCCCATCTTAGAGTTCCCAAGCACGCCTCTCCCAACCGACTACTGGACACGCCCCATCTACGCAACCAACCGAGACTGGTCTGAAATCTCAGGCAATTGGCTAGCAGGCGGCTCACCGCTCTATAACTTTAACAACGCAACCAGAGCCCCAGCCACAGCACACATAGTATGGACTAAACCCACAACCACCGGCGGTATCGTCGGACAACCATACGATGACTACAGCTACTTCACAGGCAGCGCCTACGAAACCATGTGGACTGCAGGCATCATAATGTATGGAAGACTATACTACAATGAACCCCGCGCCCCAAGATACGGCTTTTACTGCGTAGACCTCACCACAGGCGAACAAATCTGGTACAACAACGGCTCAGGTCCCATCCAAATAGGCTCCCAAACCGGCGCACACATTGGAGCAACCGAAATCCCCTACACCTACCCAGTATTGTCATTTGGACAAATCCTCGAATACGATTCCCCCAACCAGCATGGAGCCAGCTCATACTTATGGTCCACTTACACCCAAACCAAAGCCACAACCTACTCCTACCAAAGAAACAACGGCTCTTGGTACAACTTCACGGCGCCAGCCAACAGCCCCGTATGGCAAATGTATGACGCCTACACAGGCAAATGGATATGCAACATCGCCAACGTACCCTCTAGCGGCGCACAATTCGCAGCCTCCACAAGAACAGTCGGACCCAACGGCGAAGAACTAATCTACGTCTACGACCAAGCGCACGGTTGGTTAGCACTTTGGAATTCAACAGTGGCGCTTTCGTTCCCAAACAACAACCTAGGCGTCCCCTACTCGGCGTATCAGAGCGCAGAAGCCTTCTACTGGATGTTCCGTGAACCCATAGGCGAAACCATCGACGGCAGCAACGGATACTCCTGGAACATTACGGTACCTAAAAACTTGGGCAGCATCAACAACATATTAAGCAACCAACTCATCGGCGTCAGCGGATTAAGCAGCTTCCAATACGGAGTCGGCGCATACACCATCTGGTCATTGAACTTAAACCCAGAATCCAGAGGGTCTTTGATGTGGATGAAAAACTATACTGGTGCACCTATAACTAACGGCACAATCTCCATGGGACCCATTGATCCACAAGCTGGAATCTTCACCATGAGACTTAAGGAAACACGACAATGGTACGGCTACAGTTTAGCTACAGGCGAACAAGTCTGGGGACCATCAGCATCTCAAGACCAATATGACATGTATGGCTTAAATGGACAAACTGCCTACGGAAAACTCTACTCGGCTGGATATGCAGGCATCCTCTACTGCTATGAAATGGCGACAGGCAACCTGCTTTGGAATTCCTCACTAAACCCCGGCGAACTCGAAGGACCCTATCCGAATTGGCCCGCAGCCCAAACCTACATCGCCGACCACAAAGTTTACGTTACAACCGGCGAACACAGCCACACCCAACCGCTACTCCGCGGATGGACCATTTACTGTTATGACGCAGACAACGGCAAAGGCCTCTGGAACATCACCAGCTTATCCAACGGCATGGCAATCTCAGACGGTTACTTGATAAACTATGACAACATGGACAACTCCATCTACTGCTTCGGCAAAGGCCAAACCGCCACAACAGTCACGGCACCCGACACAGTAATATCGCTTGGAGGAAGCGTAGTCATCCAAGGCACAGTCACCGACCAATCTCCCGGCGCAAGAGGCACACCCGCGATATCTGACAATGACATGACAGCATGGATGGAATATCTCTATCACGAACGAACCAAACCCAACAACGCGCAAGGCGTAACAGTCAGCATAGATACCATTGACCCCAACGGCAACTACCGCCACATCGAAAACGTCACAAGCGACATCAACGGACACTACAGCTACGTGTTCACCCCCGACATCCCAGGCAAATACACAATCGTATCAACCTTTGGCGGTTCAGAAAGCTACTTTAGCTCACATGCACAAACAGCCATGGCAGCCGAAGAAGGAGCCCCCACCCCAACGCCGTCTCCCGTCGCTACAACGGCACCCACTGACATGTACATTTTAGCCTCAACCATAGCAATCATAATCGCCATAGCCATAGTAGGCATACTAATGCTTAGAAAAAGACCCTAA